One stretch of Filifactor alocis ATCC 35896 DNA includes these proteins:
- a CDS encoding two-component system regulatory protein YycI codes for MNWNKVKTYLIVSLLFVNILFVASISLDFYRYRNSSRTSPELEQHLQAYLNRKQIVLKASLEEFNDTMAPIDISYPKLSEENYPKLFEDYPMYTKIHQNKKLSINLPLAMVIKKDDNLDTYVRQFNMTYFGSEAFLLKFKKEDNLNTWYYFTPVYREKPLEEAFLIYHFDRKNQNLNIQKINIAVGNTVYEQKEISSPFKAVALSASRMPTHSVITDVELVYYYAPQKNSNIITTETARAMPSWRIRTEGGDFYYISAIE; via the coding sequence ATGAACTGGAATAAAGTAAAAACTTATCTGATTGTCAGTTTGCTGTTTGTAAATATCCTGTTTGTAGCAAGTATCTCTCTTGACTTCTACAGATACAGGAATTCGTCACGAACCTCTCCTGAACTGGAACAGCACTTACAAGCGTATCTCAACCGAAAACAGATTGTTCTTAAAGCAAGTTTGGAAGAGTTCAACGATACCATGGCACCGATTGATATTTCTTATCCGAAATTATCGGAAGAAAATTATCCGAAATTATTTGAGGATTATCCGATGTATACCAAAATTCATCAGAACAAGAAGCTGAGCATCAATCTTCCTTTGGCGATGGTTATCAAAAAAGACGACAATTTGGATACTTATGTCCGACAATTTAACATGACTTATTTTGGGTCGGAAGCTTTTTTGCTGAAATTCAAAAAAGAAGATAATTTGAATACATGGTATTATTTTACACCCGTGTACCGTGAAAAACCTTTGGAAGAAGCTTTTTTGATCTATCATTTCGATAGAAAGAATCAAAATTTAAATATCCAAAAAATCAATATCGCTGTGGGAAACACCGTTTATGAACAAAAAGAAATTTCTTCTCCGTTCAAGGCGGTCGCTCTCTCGGCATCTCGTATGCCGACTCATTCTGTGATTACGGATGTAGAGCTTGTATATTATTATGCTCCGCAAAAAAATTCCAATATCATTACCACAGAAACAGCTCGTGCCATGCCAAGCTGGAGAATTCGTACCGAAGGTGGGGACTTCTATTATATTTCTGCAATTGAATAG